A stretch of the Diadema setosum chromosome 16, eeDiaSeto1, whole genome shotgun sequence genome encodes the following:
- the LOC140239887 gene encoding uncharacterized protein, translating to MDMLKLQDSFLDLVEELRLARITVAENESRIKELVEKCHDNERRLEEANAKNQSLLDERGTSLDNVNKSLEDEIKHLQAEKGKLQLNSEGWDKEMRALKEEVRTLQVAKYSLERTVREQAHKLETQSQAKTAHSQLVTETDVKCRDIARQMATYSNILDSLKKQVSEAVNVNERFEYTNKHQHCWIASLTSELEEKRREIVKLRAELVKKPEEAENQQRSLQMNMEKVERDSRQSLIKVEDMTLQLSESKRSKEVMAGQLQEAHELAQRCLTSKKRLDESLSVKDEKLSTLSNQCKELEEDKRKAQKELSDLSQKINDITAKKNKEIEELQNKWQKLNEDHETLQKAKDSLEELNEGWASKNRDLEESLLKHKAETEKANEGTESSKKQASTSVATEETQTPPVRSRDASAMTEGGLVGDVLKRQSLRDALVQTDGDSQCMGPRDEENVVIGAEHSALSGSPLCEKISEVTSDERVAEKENVSTVEVESVPEVSAADKLQTGADKRQCKTHCSKKGTSGTRAGLGVNVDDADVEIPAKVPRLAGVSKTYTPLEIPINCTAPDSNVPRDVTVKNIPKSAGFQHDGEGEKGSKMEVSAVPTDVNRELDAEVIVTEEDVSMHGVSDNLSGTCKTPPYIKLSTPDDSNARQEESEAALSTVDTVKPADAETVVIPSSYAQENTSPAEQECHTTFEKGKGSVLIEVQETETPGEAANKVTVQDGDGQKSKDGFCLSQGEHQCEHTEDVQEPILKPNDIQGDKKISKMDRGPLLNPLACHQVTNISSDSYYAATVSSPSSLPSPKFIVSPVSAETKTTSEIRSSWCPEYPRLARHETIGMPSSWCGERHQSLSTVTAGGAPVKFSPLLTAQQLESCLLDPTPSLLSRPVPVSAHNTLKSTREFRSSMAGTKIPQCPTGDSSKVQRNNSPPQDPYPKAQRGLAHDAAQCSSKQSHPLGLIKKDATCISGHVQLADTLDRHSAPDSRPCMSYHQPGGSGDAGDDTSLFSDDDDDNDIKADVANQIEHVQLFLSKDRLKRPKSELK from the exons ATCACGGTTGCAGAAAACGAGAGCCGTATCAAAGAGCTGGTTGAAAAATGTCATGACAACGAGAGGAGATTG GAGGAGGCCAACGCTAAAAACCAGTCCCTTCTAGACGAACGCGGGACATCGTTGGACAATGTTAACAAATCACTCGAAGACGAGATCAAGCACCTCCAAGCTGAAAAG GGTAAACTTCAGCTCAATTCGGAGGGATGGGACAAGGAGATGAGGGCACTGAAAGAAGAAGTCAGGACTCTGCAA GTGGCCAAATACAGTCTAGAGAGGACCGTGCGAGAACAAGCTCACAAACTAGAGACCCAGAGTCAAGCCAAGACGGCCCACAGTCAGCTGGTGACAGAGACAGACGTGAAATGCAGGGACATCGCAAGACAAATGGCGACGTACAGCAATATTCTGGACTCTCTCAAGAAACAGG TTTCAGAGGCAGTAAACGTAAATGAGAGGTTTGAATACACCAACAAACATCAACACTGCTGGATAGCGTCTTTGACCTCTGAACTTGAGGAAAAGCGAAGAGAAATTGTGAAGCTCAGGGCAGAATTGGTCAAAAAACCGGAAGAAGCCGAGAACCAGCAGAGATCACTTCAGATGAATATGGAGAAAGTGGAAAGAGATTCACGTCAG AGCTTGATCAAAGTCGAGGACATGACCCTTCAACTTAGTGAGTCAAAACGCTCCAAAGAA GTAATGGCAGGACAGCTTCAGGAAGCTCATGAGTTGGCGCAACGCTGTCTGACGTCTAAGAAGAGATTGGACGAGAGCTTGTCAGTCAAGGATGAGAAACTTTCAACATTGAGCAATCAGTGTAAGGAACTGGAAGAGGACAAACGGAAGGCGCAGAAAGAACTTAGTGACTTGAGCCAAAAGATAAATGACATTACAGCAAAGAAGAACAAGGAG ATAGAGGAATTGCAGAACAAATGGCAGAAGTTGAATGAGGACCATGAAACTTTACAGAAGGCCAAAGATAGCTTGGAGGAGCTTAACGAAGGCTGGGCTTCCAAAAATCGTGACCTTGAGGAGAGTTTGCTCAAACATAAG gcagaaacagaaaaagcaaatgAAGGTACTGAAAGTTCCAAGAAGCAAGCGTCAACGTCTGTGGCAACTGAAGAGACACAGACCCCGCCAGTCCGATCAAGAGACGCAAGTGCCATGACTGAGGGAGGTTTAGTCGGAGACGTTCTCAAAAGACAATCACTTCGTGATGCATTGGTACAAACCGATGGTGATTCACAATGTATGGGACCGAGGGACGAAGAGAATGTTGTCATCGGCGCAGAACATTCTGCTCTATCTGGCTCGCCACTCTGCGAAAAGATATCAGAAGTGACATCGGATGAGAGAGTTgccgaaaaagaaaatgtgtcgACGGTCGAAGTAGAGTCTGTTCCTGAAGTAAGCGCAGCAGACAAATTGCAAACGGGTGCTGATAAGAGGCAATGTAAAACGCACTGTAGCAAAAAGGGGACAAGTGGGACTCGGGCTGGTCTTGGTGTGAATGTTGATGACGCAGATGTGGAGATACCTGCCAAAGTTCCGCGATTAGCAGGAGTGTCGAAGACGTACACGCCCTTGGAAATACCCATCAATTGCACAGCCCCTGATTCTAATGTTCCTCGTGATGTTACGGtgaaaaatattccaaaatcCGCGGGATTTCAGCATGATGGTGAAGGAGAAAAAGGAAGTAAAATGGAAGTCTCCGCAGTTCCGACAGATGTAAATCGGGAACTTGACGCCGAGGTTATTGTGACTGAGGAGGATGTCAGCATGCATGGAGTCAGTGATAATCTTTCGGGAACATGCAAGACACCCCCTTACATAAAGTTGTCAACGCCAGATGACTCGAATGCCAGACAAGAAGAAAGCGAAGCTGCACTGTCAACAGTTGACACCGTGAAGCCTGCCGATGCTGAAACTGTCGTTATTCCAAGCTCCTACGCTCAGGAGAATACGTCTCCTGCAGAGCAAGAATGCCATACCACTTTTGAGAAGGGGAAAGGAAGCGTACTGATTGAAGTACAGGAGACTGAAACACCAGGTGAGGCAGCTAACAAGGTCACTGTTCAAGATGGAGATGGACAGAAATCCAAGGATGGATTCTGTTTGTCTCAGGGAGAACATCAGTGTGAGCACACAGAGGATGTCCAGGAACCTATACTGAAACCGAATGACATTCAAGGTGACAAAAAGATATCGAAGATGGATAGGGGGCCATTACTTAACCCACTGGCGTGTCACCAGGTGACGAATATATCCTCAGACTCTTACTACGCCGCAACTGTTTCGTCTCCgtcttctcttccctccccaaAATTTATTGTATCACCTGTTAGTGCCGAAACAAAGACGACCTCGGAAATTAGGAGCAGCTGGTGTCCAGAATATCCTCGACTAGCTCGGCACGAGACAATCGGAATGCCTTCATCATGGTGTGGAGAGCGCCATCAGTCGCTGTCAACAGTAACAGCCGGTGGTGCGCCTGTGAAGTTCTCGCCGCTTCTTACTGCTCAACAGCTAGAGTCATGTCTGCTCGATCCTACCCCTTCCTTGTTATCTCGTCCTGTGCCCGTCTCAGCTCACAACACTCTGAAGTCTACGCGTGAGTTTCGGTCATCCATGGCTGGTACGAAAATACCGCAGTGTCCGACGGGGGATAGTAGCAAAGTTCAGAGAAACAACAGTCCTCCTCAAGACCCTTATCCCAAAGCTCAGAGAGGTCTTGCACATGACGCAGCGCAGTGTTCTTCAAAACAAAGTCACCCACTGGGATTAATAAAG AAAGACGCAACGTGTATCTCTGGCCACGTTCAATTAGCCGACACTCTTGACCGACACTCGGCGCCGGACAGTCGTCCATGCATGTCGTACCACCAGCCCGGCGGGAGCGGCGACGCTGGTGATGACACCTCTTTGTTTTCCGACGATGACGATGACAACGATATCAAGGCTGATGTTGCGAATCAGATCGAGCATGTCCAGCTCTTTTTGAGCAAAGATCGTCTTAAAAGGCCAAAGTCCGAACTAAAATAA